In Bicyclus anynana chromosome 1, ilBicAnyn1.1, whole genome shotgun sequence, a single window of DNA contains:
- the LOC112052892 gene encoding protein-cysteine N-palmitoyltransferase Rasp-like, which produces MKLELSIYFFIWISANIYSLYRLFEAQSDILNSNPHVVNTLADLQKGWGFIGRHKDVSDVDWVTWKYFVHISWRYLLIHFVISEYLRNKFPSILKHWYIISSVTFVTLTMGYRQMIIILTQPVIYIIILYGGGKKLSIWLVSILLLLSYNTLKYMYYFWSFLDYKNIQVEGVYLILFSIAWIELRCISYSLDFVERKDGKLLKQEDIIDIFSYALYLPLLFTGPIVLYKEFENSFVTRRDNLKTRIKRFIYDMMAFQLYSLILDLVLHYIYFFAMQKNMELIRKLPEMALCGGALFMGLKFHMKYVITYGTTGSFARLDHMEPPPTPRCIARIHVYSQMWRYFDVGLYRFLVKYIYKPGYSMLSQCCNLPNITYKLIASLATFVFIFVWHGTVWHIFVWSLLNYMGITIEHMAKYISRTESYTQFRNNILRSKAVEARFMGILCTPLLGMSAISNSYLFAGNDIGNFFFVCVSHASLLSTILLGGFLYCFCRVSMALESVPSRGVSKKVEGKE; this is translated from the exons atgaaattagaactaagtatttatttttttatttggatatCAGCTAATATTTACTCTTTATACAGACTGTTTGAGGCACAAAGTG ATATTTTAAACAGTAACCCACATGTAGTCAACACATTGGCTGATTTACAAAAAGGTTGGGGCTTCATTGGAAGACACAAGGATGTATCTGATGTTGATTGGGTTACTTggaaatattttgtacatatatCCTGGCGTTATCTGTTAATACATTTCGTTATTTCGGAATACCTACGCAACAAATTTCCATCTATATTAAAACACTGGTATATTATATCTAGTGTGACTTTCGTGACCCTTACTATGGGATATAgacaaatgataataattttgacgCAACCTGTGATATACATTATAATCTTATACGGTGGTGGCAAAAAACTTAGTATCTGGCTTGTCAGTATTTTGCTACTTTTAAGTTACAATACTctgaaatatatgtattatttttggaGTTTTTTGGATTATAAAAACATCCAGGTTGAAGGGGTGTATCTAATATTGTTTAGTATTGCTTGGATTGAGCTTCGATGCATAAGCTACTCGTTAGATTTTGTTGAAAGAAAAGATGGAAAATTATTGAAACAAGAGGATATAATTGACATATTCAGTTACGCATTATATTTACCCTTGCTGTTCACGGGGCCGATTGTTCTATATAAGGAATTTGAGAATAGTTTTGTAACAAGAAGAGATAATTTGAAAACAAgaataaaaagatttatttatgacATGATGGCTTTTCAACTGTACTCACTGATATTGGATTTAGTTTTACATTACATATATTTCTTTGCTATGCAAAAAAACATGGAG TTAATTCGAAAATTACCCGAAATGGCTTTGTGTGGCGGTGCTCTGTTTATGGGTTTAAAGTTCCACATGAAGTATGTGATCACATATGGTACAACTGGATCATTTGCCAGGCTGGACCACATGGAGCCCCCACCCACTCCGAGATGCATAGCAAGAATTCATGTATACTCTCAAATGTGGAGATATTTCGATGTTGGACTGTACAGATTTTTAGTTAA GTACATATACAAGCCTGGTTACAGTATGCTTAGTCAGTGTTGCAACTTGCCCAATATCACTTACAAGTTGATAGCATCACTGGCaacatttgtatttatatttgtctggcATGGCACTGTCTGGCATATTTTCGTTTGGTCGCTACTGAATTACATGGGTATCACTATAGAACACATGGCCAAGTATATTTCAAGGACAGAAAGTTACACACAATTTAGGAATAATATATTAAGATCTAAAGCAGTAGAGGCTCGTTTTATGGGAATACTGTGTACTCCATTGTTGGGCATGTCGGCGATTTCAAATTCCTATTTATTTGCTGGCAATGATATTGGCAATTTCTTTTTTGTATGTGTGTCACACGCGTCTTTGCTCAGCACTATTTTATTAGGTGGATTTTTATATTGCTTTTGTCGTGTTTCTATGGCTTTAGAGAGCGTACCATCAAGAGGTGTTTCGAAAAAGGTTGAAGGTAAAGAGTGA